CAATGTATTGATTACGTTACCAGTATAATATGAACCTAATTTGAAAGCTACTTTGCTTGGTTGGTTAGATGGTATGCATTGCCATTAGTTGACCACCAAGGTCAAAGCCCTGATGAAGCAGAAAACAATACCCATCTATACTTAAGTCCTTAAGTATAGATGGGTACTTAAGTCTCATGCATGCGTTAGTCTGTTTAGCACTTAAGGATACACATAAAAAGTATATCATGAACATATTTGGTAAATACATCAAAAGTTAGAGGTGGTATTAGCTTGTATGGTTTGCCATCAACCCAAGATACCCGACTGAACAAATAAACTCCAGAGCTTAGATGTCATAAAACATTGTGACCACTGTAATCCACTTCAatgaaaaacacaacaaactaGAAACTGCAGTACAAAAAGGAACTGTTATTAGCAACATGGTGAGTTAGTTCAAGAGAAAGGGCCCCTTAGTCCATTGATAAAAATGCCTGCATCGAAACACATTTATATCATATATCCATCAGTAGACACGCAGGCACTCAgaataaatacatttcacatCCCACACACTTACATCACAGTTCCCATGGCATCCTCTCAGTGTCCAGGACTAAGACCTATCATTTATGCTTCGACCAGTTGATAGTCTGCACAACCACAAGGGGCAGTAAGACGTGTCCAGGTGTTCATGTCCCCCTTCTGCGTCTTTTCTCCTGTTTATTTGGTGCACATGTGATATGTGGAACACAAATCCAGCTTTAGCCAGGCTCTGTGTCGAGGACCAGGGCAGGAAACtgctcccccccttcccccagcagGGCGTAGATGTCCCGGAGCAGCGCTGGGGGGAGCTGTGCTGGcccagagagcagggagagcaggcaTGGGCACAGGCTGCCACCCAGAGCCTGCccaggggggtgtggggggggggggggggggggtggagaggggtaaGAGAATATGACAGGAGAAGCAGTTAGGTGCTACATCTCTACTTATGATCTCCCCTAAATATGTCCGTGCCTTCAGTATCCTGGgttttattctgtgtgtgtgcgactgattgtgtgtgtgtgtgtgtaaatgggtGAGTCTCACCTGCTGCAGCTGTATCTCCTGCTCCAGGAGCTGCAGGCCCAGCCTCAGGCCCTCCAGCTCGCAGAGCTCCGCCGGGCTGCTGTAGGTCACGatgaggggcaggggagggttcgccaccccctcccccacctccccccaccccctccccctcctccagatggGGCACAAGGACCCTCCGGCAGGCCTCCATCGATCCCATGCCCCCCACTCTGACGGAAAAAAGAAATAGGGCTATTTTTAGAGCGCCAGCGTGAGCAACCAAatccgtttttttcttttctttttttttttgtcgcgTTGTGCTGCCTCAGCTTTAAATAGTCAGGGGTCTGGGCGCATCAGCGTGGGTCGCCTCGGAGCTCTCCGTCAGGGAAAGAACCTAGCTGTGGCCCCCGGGTCCACGGGGGGCTCTGTTTTCATTTTCCATACGTCAAGAATGAGCGGCTTCATTAGCTCGTTAGCGCAGGGATGTTCTCTCCCCGGAGCCAGCTTCCCAAGCCAACAGGCCACCCTTGCTTTGGAACTACCCTGCCTCAGAGTAGAGCGATGGCACTGGAAGCAAAACACCCCAAATCATATGACGAGACAGAGAAATACGATGGGTTGTCGGCGATGTTTCTTTACATTTAGGCTCCGTTTAGCCAGGCAACTCTTAAATAGGAGGGACGCTTCAGTGGTAAAGGCCAACTCAATGCAGTAACCTCACAGGAGTGTTGCAGCTCCCGACCACGTCATTCTACTTGGATTTCTCACAGATGGCACTGGCACATGACCCTACACCAACTGTGCATTGAGAGCACTGACCTTCATCAAGCTCCCTGCGGCATTATAACTGGTCAGTGAGCCACAGGTGAAGGTTGTGAGGGTCTCCACAGACTTTGATTGTATGGAtggagggcaggcaggcaggataaAGCACTCAACATACTGTTACTGAACATTTCCGTGAACAGATTATTTTGAAGGGGGATGAATAGATTGCACCTGTAGCTCTAAATTTCATTTCTAATTTCTCAAGTTTGCTCGCCTGGAAAGCATTTGGACCTTGGTCCACAGCTGGACTTTGAGCTGGTGAATCAACCTGATTTCTGATTCAGCGTCTCACCACAGCAATCCGAGTGAGGGTACTTTAATGAGGCCCGTTCGGTCACTGAGtgtgtacatgagtgtgtgtgtgtgggaggaactGCAATCACTACCTTGTCTCAGCTTGTCTGCTCGCTGCTGAAGGTCTTTCACCATCTTTTCTAGGCCGCCCAGCATTAGCCAGGACTCGTAGTTCTTCCatgctgccacacacacaaagacaccaaGTTACATGCGCTCTATAGGTCCTCAGTTTGCCCATAAACCCATGTATGTACACTCCCCCAAAGGATTTTAAGTGGAAATATCCATGTTActactttattttatttgaaatcACAGTTGCTTATTCAACACTAATTAAGCACAGAAGACAGCCTAATTCTTATCTGGGCATAAAAACATGGCCAGATCTTATGAAACTAAAGAGTTTCAGCAGATAAAGAGTGAAGCAGCTAGCAGGTTCAGAGAAATGAGATGTTAGAAGTCAAAAAAGAAATCACAACTCAAAAATAGATGATTAAAAGCTCTGTGTTGGGAAAGATTGCTTCACCTCACCCCCGACTGTTATCTGCCTAGACTCTTCATTTCTTATCCCCCCACCCATCTGTTGTTTACCCAGCCCCCTCCTTGTTCTCCCTTCtcatccctcactccctcccatCACACCATAcatttttccttctctccttctctccctccctccccaccccagctGGTACCTGGATGCCTGCCACTTCTGGAGGCCTGGTTAGCCAGCAGAAGCTGAGTTTGGTAGCAGTGGGTCAGGTTATTCCCCAGTCCAGTCAGTTTCTCCATCTGGGCCCGAATGTCTGCTGGGCTGCCATTGGGCCACTCGCTGGggaactggcacacacacacatacaatgaaATATATGTGTGTTGAGACCAGACAGGCACTGGAGGATATACAGAAGGTCATTCTCTCAAAGCATAGTATAGTGTAGCGGAATGGCGTCTGTGTGAATCTGAATATCTGGCAAAAGCTGACACTGACTTTGATGCCGTGCTAATTTGTAACAAGCGGGCTGTGTGAAAGAGTGGGAAGCAAGCTGGTTGATTAGCTAGCTGTCAAAGACCTATTGAAGAGGAAAGGAATTGGATACCGTGGCTCTCATTTGCTCCACAAAGCGGGTCTTCTCTGGCACTGGCTTGAAATGTGTTTCCGTTACTTTGTCCCATAACCTGAGGGCATAAAGCTTCTTTGTTAGAAACAGATCATATCAAAGTAACAGTAGCCTATTCAGTTTATTTCAACCTCAGTCATGAAATTACTTTGAGTCAGATTTACCGGTTCTGTTTGTTCTTGAGAGTCCTCCATTTAGAAAGCATCTGGGAGGATATGCTGccagacacaaaacacaaatgaaACAGATTGTTGGAACTAAGTCAAATGACTACCTCTCACAGATCAACATAGCATTTTCTACATGGACATGCTATACATTGCGGTCTACGTGACAGCAATAGTCATGTATACGGTCACGCGTCATACCCAATCTGTGGCTGTGGAGGGTGTACTGATGTAGACCCCACAATGTAGCAGGCAGACACTGGGTCTTCATGAATAGGTAGACAGGTAGCTGTGTCTTTGCCTgagtctcccacacacacagtatactcaGAGGGAAGGTGAACCTGTTCAACCATAGCTGGACCTGGGATAGTTGGCTTTTCTTTCATAGGCGGGTCTGGCAATCTCTTGGCTGGTTCTCCTGATCGTTTCTGGACGGAACCTCTAACCAGGCTGGCCCTGCCATGGTCCAGCTGATGGAATggcctcctccgccctcctcttgAGGAACTTGGTACTGGTACTTTTCTTTCAGCAGGTTTGGTGCCTGCTGGTTTCTCTTTGGTGCTTCCTGAGCCTTGTACACCACCCTTAGTCGTCTTTCTCAGCGCGTCTCCAACATCTTTACGAGGCTCAGTGCAGATGTGAGTTTGTTTGGTGGGTGCGCTGCTGCGCACTCTAAGGGCTTTTTCTAGCACCTTCTGCAGcaactccatctcctccctctcttcggGAGGAAGATCAGAGTCTGCACATGGGAAAATAATATGCAGATTAGATTAATTCAAAATCAACGGTGACACATCACTCTCCCAGTACCCAATGTTTATTTCATACCCTTGTCAAGAAGATGAGCGGATTCAATTTCTTTGGGTGGCTTCTTTGCTGGTCTCCTGCAGAAAATAATTACTCGAGTCAGTGACGTTGGTTAAATTCGCAGAAAAAGGACAGCTGACCTGACAGTAGATAACTTATTTGCAAACTGTATGACCCTTTACTGAACTTCCAACGATGACAATGATTGTCAGTTGTACTTACATGGATGCCAGTATCTCTCTGCTTTGGTTGATGTTTTCATTTATCCTAGCTTCTTCAGCGTTGCATAACCTGATAGCCTCATCCACAACACTGAGCAGTGACATTCTACGTAAACAAGGCTGCCTAAAAATTCCACCCACCGACCGCAAATAACACATCACATGATCGTTTGGACTTGAAATAGTTTAACACCGACAAAACAAAGAG
Above is a window of Hypomesus transpacificus isolate Combined female chromosome 17, fHypTra1, whole genome shotgun sequence DNA encoding:
- the LOC124479284 gene encoding uncharacterized protein LOC124479284; the encoded protein is MCYLRSVGGIFRQPCLRRMSLLSVVDEAIRLCNAEEARINENINQSREILASMRPAKKPPKEIESAHLLDKDSDLPPEEREEMELLQKVLEKALRVRSSAPTKQTHICTEPRKDVGDALRKTTKGGVQGSGSTKEKPAGTKPAERKVPVPSSSRGGRRRPFHQLDHGRASLVRGSVQKRSGEPAKRLPDPPMKEKPTIPGPAMVEQVHLPSEYTVCVGDSGKDTATCLPIHEDPVSACYIVGSTSVHPPQPQIGISSQMLSKWRTLKNKQNRLWDKVTETHFKPVPEKTRFVEQMRATFPSEWPNGSPADIRAQMEKLTGLGNNLTHCYQTQLLLANQASRSGRHPAWKNYESWLMLGGLEKMVKDLQQRADKLRQEWGAWDRWRPAGGSLCPIWRRGRGWGEVGEGVANPPLPLIVTYSSPAELCELEGLRLGLQLLEQEIQLQQALGGSLCPCLLSLLSGPAQLPPALLRDIYALLGEGGEQFPALVLDTEPG